A genomic window from Peromyscus maniculatus bairdii isolate BWxNUB_F1_BW_parent chromosome 1, HU_Pman_BW_mat_3.1, whole genome shotgun sequence includes:
- the Nfkb2 gene encoding nuclear factor NF-kappa-B p100 subunit isoform X2, with the protein MDSCYDPGLDGIPDYDDFEFSPSIGEPKDPAPETANGPYLVIVEQPKQRGFRFRYGCEGPSHGGLPGASSEKGRKTYPTVKICNYEGPAKIEVDLVTHSDPPRAHAHSLVGKQCSELGVCAVSVGPKDMTAQFNNLGVLHVTKKNMMEIMIQKLQRQRLRSKPQGLTEAERRELEQEAKELKKVMDLSIVRLRFSAFLRASDGSFSLPLKPVISQPIHDSKSPGASNLKISRMDKTAGSVRGGDEVYLLCDKVQKDDIEVRFYEDDENGWQAFGDFSPTDVHKQYAIVFRTPPYHKMKIERPVTVFLQLKRKRGGDVSDSKQFTYYPLVEDKEEVQRKRRKALPTFSQPFGGGSHMGGGSGGSAGGYGGAGGGGSLGFFPHSLPYNPYQSGAAPMGCYPGGGGGAQMAGSGRGVDAGEAAEEPSAPPQAPQGEPQAPDALQRAREYNARLFGLAQRSARALLDYGVTADARALLAGQRHLLTAQDENGDTPLHLAIIHGQTGVIEQIAHVIYHAQYLGAINLTNHLHQTPLHLAVITGQARVVSFLLQVGADPTLLDRHGDSAVHLALRAGAGAPDLLRALLHSGARAVPQMLHMPDFAGLYPVHLAVHARSPECLDLLVDSGAEVEAAERQGGRTPLHLATEMEELGLVTHLVTKLHANVNARTFAGNTPLHLAAGLGSPTLTRLLLKAGADIHAENEEPLCPLPSPPTSGSDSDSEGPERDTQRHFRGHTPLDLTCSTKVKTLLLNAAQNITEPPLAPPSPTGPGLSLGDAALQNLEQMLDGPEAQGSWAELAERLGLRSLVDTYRKTPSPSGSLLRSYKLAGGDLGGLLDALSDMGLHEGVRLLRDPETRDKLPSTEAKEDSAYGSQSVEQEAEKLCPPPEPPGGLCHGHPQPQVH; encoded by the exons ATGGACAGTTGCTACGACCCA GGTCTGGATGGCATCCCCGATTATGATGATTTTGAGTTCAGCCCCTCCATTGGGGAGCCCAAGGATCCAGCCCCAGAGACAG CTAATGGCCCCTATCTGGTGATTGTGGAGCAGCCCAAGCAG CGAGGCTTCAGATTTCGATATGGCTGTGAAGGGCCCTCCCATGGGGGCCTGCCAGGTGCCTCCAGTGAGAAGGGCCGGAAGACCTACCCTACTGTCAAG ATCTGTAACTATGAGGGACCGGCCAAGATTGAGGTGGACCTCGTCACGCACAGTGACCCACCTCGTGCGCATGCCCACAGCCTGGTGGGCAAGCAGTGTTCGGAGCTGGGGGTCTGTGCTGTGTCTGTAGGACCCAAGGACATGACTGCTCA atTTAATAATCTGGGTGTCCTGCATGTAACCAAGAAGAACATGATGGAGATTATGATTCAGAAACTCCAAAGGCAGCGGCTTCGTTCCAAGCCTCAGGGCCTTACAG AGGCTGAGCGTCGGGAGCTAGAACAGGAGGCCAAGGAGCTGAAGAAAGTCATGGATCTGAGCATCGTGCGGCTACGCTTCTCCGCTTTCCTTCGGGCTAGCGATGGCTCCTTCTCCTTGCCTCTGAAGCCGGTTATCTCCCAGCCCATCCATGACAGCA AGTCTCCAGGGGCCTCAAACCTGAAGATTTCCCGAATGGACAAGACAGCAGGGTCTGTGCGTGGTGGAGACGAAGTGTATTTGCTTTGTGATAAGGTGCAGAAAG ATGACATTGAGGTTCGGTTCTATGAGGATGACGAGAATGGATGGCAAGCCTTTGGGGACTTCTCCCCGACAGACGTTCATAAACAG taTGCCATTGTGTTCCGGACACCGCCCTACCACAAGATGAAGATCGAGAGGCCTGTAACGGTGTTCCTGCAGCTGAAACGCAAGCGTGGGGGGGATGTCTCCGACTCCAAACAGTTCACCTATTACCCTCTGGTGGAAG ACAAGGAGGAAGTGCAGCGGAAGCGAAGGAAGGCCTTGCCCACCTTCTCCCAGCCCTTCGGGGGCGGATCCCACATGGGTGGAGGCTCTGGGGGCTCCGCGGGGGGTTATGGAGGCGCTGGAGGAG GTGGCAGCCTCGGCTTtttcccccactccttgccctacAACCCCTACCAGTCCGGCGCGGCCCCAATGGGCTGCTACCCGGGTGGAGGGGGCGGAGCGCAGATGGCCGGCTCTGGGCGGGGCGTGGATGCTGGGGAGGCGGCGGAAGAGCCGAGCGCGCCCCCCCAGGCCCCCCAGGGCGAACCGCAGGCCCCCGACGCGCTGCAGCGAG CTCGCGAGTACAACGCGCGCCTGTTCGGTCTGGCGCAGCGCAGCGCCCGAGCGTTGCTGGACTACGGCGTCACCGCGGACGCGCGCGCTCTGCTGGCGGGACAGCGCCACCTGCTGACGGCCCAGGACGAGAACGGAGACAC GCCGCTGCACCTGGCCATTATCCACGGGCAGACTGGTGTCATCGAGCAGATCGCCCATGTCATCTATCATGCCCAGTACCTTGGGGCCATCAACCTCACCAACCACCTACACCAG ACACCTCTGCACCTGGCGGTCATCACTGGGCAGGCAAGGGTGGTGAGCTTCCTGCTGCAGGTGGGCGCAGACCCCACGCTGCTCGATCGGCATGGAGACTCCGCTGTGCACCTGGCTCTCCGGGCGGGTGCCGGCGCCCCAGACCTGCTGCGGGCCCTGTTGCACAGTGGGGCCCGTGCCGTGCCCCAGATGTTGCACATGCCTGATTTTGCAG GACTGTACCCCGTACACCTGGCAGTTCATGCCCGGAGCCCCGAGTGCCTGGATCTGCTAGTTGACAGTGGGGCTGAGGTGGAGGCAGCGGAGAGGCAAGGGGGCCGAACACCCCTGCATCTAGCCACAGAGATGGAGGAGCTGGGGTTGGTCACCCATCTGGTTACCAAG CTCCATGCTAACGTGAATGCCCGGACCTTTGCTGGAAACACACCCCTCCACCTGGCGGCGGGACTTGGATCCCCAACCCTCACTCGCCTCCTCCTGAAGGCTG GTGCTGACATCCATGCAGAGAACGAGGAGCCCCTGTGCCCTCTGCCCTCACCCCCTACCTCTGGGAGCGACTCGGATTCTGAGGGGCCTGAGAGGGATACCCAAAGACACTTCCGGGGCCATACACCTCTTGACCTCACCTGCAGCACCAAG GTGAAGACTCTGCTGCTAAATGCTGCTCAGAACATCACAGAGCCGCCCCTGGCCCCACCCAGCCCTACAG GGCCAGGGCTGTCACTAGGGGATGCGGCCCTGCAGAACCTGGAGCAGATGCTAGATGGGCCAGAAGCCCAAGGCAGCTGGGCAGAACTGGCCGAGCGACTGGGACTTCGAAGTCTGGTGGACACGTACAGGAAGACCCCCTCACCCAGCGGCAGCCTCCTGCGTAGTTACAAG cTGGCCGGCGGGGACTTGGGGGGTCTGCTGGATGCCTTGTCGGACATGGGTCTACACGAGGGGGTCAGACTGCTGAGAGATCCCGAGACCCGAGACAAGCTGCCCAGCACAG AGGCCAAAGAAGACAGTGCCTACGGGAGCCAGTCCGtggagcaggaggcagagaagctgTGCCCGCCCCCTGAGCCGCCAGGAGGGCTCTGCCACGGGCACCCCCAGCCTCAGGTGCACTGA
- the Nfkb2 gene encoding nuclear factor NF-kappa-B p100 subunit isoform X1 has protein sequence MDSCYDPGLDGIPDYDDFEFSPSIGEPKDPAPETANGPYLVIVEQPKQRGFRFRYGCEGPSHGGLPGASSEKGRKTYPTVKICNYEGPAKIEVDLVTHSDPPRAHAHSLVGKQCSELGVCAVSVGPKDMTAQFNNLGVLHVTKKNMMEIMIQKLQRQRLRSKPQGLTEAERRELEQEAKELKKVMDLSIVRLRFSAFLRASDGSFSLPLKPVISQPIHDSKSPGASNLKISRMDKTAGSVRGGDEVYLLCDKVQKDDIEVRFYEDDENGWQAFGDFSPTDVHKQYAIVFRTPPYHKMKIERPVTVFLQLKRKRGGDVSDSKQFTYYPLVEDKEEVQRKRRKALPTFSQPFGGGSHMGGGSGGSAGGYGGAGGGGSLGFFPHSLPYNPYQSGAAPMGCYPGGGGGAQMAGSGRGVDAGEAAEEPSAPPQAPQGEPQAPDALQRAREYNARLFGLAQRSARALLDYGVTADARALLAGQRHLLTAQDENGDTPLHLAIIHGQTGVIEQIAHVIYHAQYLGAINLTNHLHQTPLHLAVITGQARVVSFLLQVGADPTLLDRHGDSAVHLALRAGAGAPDLLRALLHSGARAVPQMLHMPDFAGLYPVHLAVHARSPECLDLLVDSGAEVEAAERQGGRTPLHLATEMEELGLVTHLVTKLHANVNARTFAGNTPLHLAAGLGSPTLTRLLLKAGADIHAENEEPLCPLPSPPTSGSDSDSEGPERDTQRHFRGHTPLDLTCSTKVKTLLLNAAQNITEPPLAPPSPTGPGLSLGDAALQNLEQMLDGPEAQGSWAELAERLGLRSLVDTYRKTPSPSGSLLRSYKLAGGDLGGLLDALSDMGLHEGVRLLRDPETRDKLPSTAEAKEDSAYGSQSVEQEAEKLCPPPEPPGGLCHGHPQPQVH, from the exons ATGGACAGTTGCTACGACCCA GGTCTGGATGGCATCCCCGATTATGATGATTTTGAGTTCAGCCCCTCCATTGGGGAGCCCAAGGATCCAGCCCCAGAGACAG CTAATGGCCCCTATCTGGTGATTGTGGAGCAGCCCAAGCAG CGAGGCTTCAGATTTCGATATGGCTGTGAAGGGCCCTCCCATGGGGGCCTGCCAGGTGCCTCCAGTGAGAAGGGCCGGAAGACCTACCCTACTGTCAAG ATCTGTAACTATGAGGGACCGGCCAAGATTGAGGTGGACCTCGTCACGCACAGTGACCCACCTCGTGCGCATGCCCACAGCCTGGTGGGCAAGCAGTGTTCGGAGCTGGGGGTCTGTGCTGTGTCTGTAGGACCCAAGGACATGACTGCTCA atTTAATAATCTGGGTGTCCTGCATGTAACCAAGAAGAACATGATGGAGATTATGATTCAGAAACTCCAAAGGCAGCGGCTTCGTTCCAAGCCTCAGGGCCTTACAG AGGCTGAGCGTCGGGAGCTAGAACAGGAGGCCAAGGAGCTGAAGAAAGTCATGGATCTGAGCATCGTGCGGCTACGCTTCTCCGCTTTCCTTCGGGCTAGCGATGGCTCCTTCTCCTTGCCTCTGAAGCCGGTTATCTCCCAGCCCATCCATGACAGCA AGTCTCCAGGGGCCTCAAACCTGAAGATTTCCCGAATGGACAAGACAGCAGGGTCTGTGCGTGGTGGAGACGAAGTGTATTTGCTTTGTGATAAGGTGCAGAAAG ATGACATTGAGGTTCGGTTCTATGAGGATGACGAGAATGGATGGCAAGCCTTTGGGGACTTCTCCCCGACAGACGTTCATAAACAG taTGCCATTGTGTTCCGGACACCGCCCTACCACAAGATGAAGATCGAGAGGCCTGTAACGGTGTTCCTGCAGCTGAAACGCAAGCGTGGGGGGGATGTCTCCGACTCCAAACAGTTCACCTATTACCCTCTGGTGGAAG ACAAGGAGGAAGTGCAGCGGAAGCGAAGGAAGGCCTTGCCCACCTTCTCCCAGCCCTTCGGGGGCGGATCCCACATGGGTGGAGGCTCTGGGGGCTCCGCGGGGGGTTATGGAGGCGCTGGAGGAG GTGGCAGCCTCGGCTTtttcccccactccttgccctacAACCCCTACCAGTCCGGCGCGGCCCCAATGGGCTGCTACCCGGGTGGAGGGGGCGGAGCGCAGATGGCCGGCTCTGGGCGGGGCGTGGATGCTGGGGAGGCGGCGGAAGAGCCGAGCGCGCCCCCCCAGGCCCCCCAGGGCGAACCGCAGGCCCCCGACGCGCTGCAGCGAG CTCGCGAGTACAACGCGCGCCTGTTCGGTCTGGCGCAGCGCAGCGCCCGAGCGTTGCTGGACTACGGCGTCACCGCGGACGCGCGCGCTCTGCTGGCGGGACAGCGCCACCTGCTGACGGCCCAGGACGAGAACGGAGACAC GCCGCTGCACCTGGCCATTATCCACGGGCAGACTGGTGTCATCGAGCAGATCGCCCATGTCATCTATCATGCCCAGTACCTTGGGGCCATCAACCTCACCAACCACCTACACCAG ACACCTCTGCACCTGGCGGTCATCACTGGGCAGGCAAGGGTGGTGAGCTTCCTGCTGCAGGTGGGCGCAGACCCCACGCTGCTCGATCGGCATGGAGACTCCGCTGTGCACCTGGCTCTCCGGGCGGGTGCCGGCGCCCCAGACCTGCTGCGGGCCCTGTTGCACAGTGGGGCCCGTGCCGTGCCCCAGATGTTGCACATGCCTGATTTTGCAG GACTGTACCCCGTACACCTGGCAGTTCATGCCCGGAGCCCCGAGTGCCTGGATCTGCTAGTTGACAGTGGGGCTGAGGTGGAGGCAGCGGAGAGGCAAGGGGGCCGAACACCCCTGCATCTAGCCACAGAGATGGAGGAGCTGGGGTTGGTCACCCATCTGGTTACCAAG CTCCATGCTAACGTGAATGCCCGGACCTTTGCTGGAAACACACCCCTCCACCTGGCGGCGGGACTTGGATCCCCAACCCTCACTCGCCTCCTCCTGAAGGCTG GTGCTGACATCCATGCAGAGAACGAGGAGCCCCTGTGCCCTCTGCCCTCACCCCCTACCTCTGGGAGCGACTCGGATTCTGAGGGGCCTGAGAGGGATACCCAAAGACACTTCCGGGGCCATACACCTCTTGACCTCACCTGCAGCACCAAG GTGAAGACTCTGCTGCTAAATGCTGCTCAGAACATCACAGAGCCGCCCCTGGCCCCACCCAGCCCTACAG GGCCAGGGCTGTCACTAGGGGATGCGGCCCTGCAGAACCTGGAGCAGATGCTAGATGGGCCAGAAGCCCAAGGCAGCTGGGCAGAACTGGCCGAGCGACTGGGACTTCGAAGTCTGGTGGACACGTACAGGAAGACCCCCTCACCCAGCGGCAGCCTCCTGCGTAGTTACAAG cTGGCCGGCGGGGACTTGGGGGGTCTGCTGGATGCCTTGTCGGACATGGGTCTACACGAGGGGGTCAGACTGCTGAGAGATCCCGAGACCCGAGACAAGCTGCCCAGCACAG cagAGGCCAAAGAAGACAGTGCCTACGGGAGCCAGTCCGtggagcaggaggcagagaagctgTGCCCGCCCCCTGAGCCGCCAGGAGGGCTCTGCCACGGGCACCCCCAGCCTCAGGTGCACTGA